The nucleotide sequence AATTCCATTTGCAGTTAAGTTAGAATTCAAAGAACCTTGCAACCTACCTTCACTATTCCATTCTGTTTCGCCATGCCTTGTTATGTATAGTGTTATCATTCGAAATCCTCCATTTTCCTATTCATTTGATGAATGCCATGTATTATCAACTTTTTTGTTATCTAATCAGTCAAACTTACCGATGAGTAATTTGATTTTGATAGATACTTTTTAACAAGTGCTTGTGCTAAGCAGTCAGCAGAATCGACAAACGTTATCTTGTCCCATTGATTTGTTAAGACGACATTTAAATCTGTACATGCTACAACAACAGTATCTACAGTCTCACTTAACTCTGCACATAACTCATTCCATAATTGTTGTGCTTCTTGTACATTTCCTAACTTAATAGTTGAGATGATTTCATTTACACTCATTTGCCAAGTTGTTCTACTAATATAAACGATTCCACATTCCAAGAAAGCATTCTGATAGATTTGAGATTGTACAGTCGGCTCTGTTCCTAACAAAGCTACCTTTTTACATGATTGAGGCATTGCGTTAATCGTCTCTTCAACAATGTTCAGTATCGGAACAGTAAGTGCTTCTTCTAATTTATCAAAGTATAGATGTGCTGTATTGCATGGCATAGCGATAAAGTCTACACCAGTGCTTTCAAGTCTTTTTGCGCCGTTTATAATGGATTGTTCCATCTCTTCATGATCGATCGGTTTATCAATAAAAAAAGGTGTTGGACACGAATAAATCATCATTTGTGGAAAATCAAGATCAACCTTCGCACCGTATATTTTTTGACACTGCTCGACTACATTATCAATGAATGGACCAGTAGATTTTGGTCCCATCCCTGCCAATATTCCAATCATACATACCCTCCTAGAGTATCTGCCTATACTTATATATCTTATTCGTTATTCAATTTCGCTCGTGTAATATTTTTGTACAGCTTGTTTCAAATATTCATATTGGTGCTCATTTGTGTCTGAAAATGCTTCATTTCTATTTGATGAAATATCCATATAGTCAATCTGTTCTCGAAATTGAGAGGCAGTAAAATCATAACGTTGTCCATTAATTTGATTATAATAATGCCATGAGTCATGTACCTTTGTTTTTAATATTTCGCCACCTAATCGATCATTTACAATTAGAGCCGTTACCCCACATTGTCCTTTTGCACGGTTATCTACACTCCACTTTGAACTTGATTGTAACGACCATGAGTTAACTAATGCTTCTTTTAATTGTTCAAAATGGATTTGTTTTATGTGAACCATTCTACTTGTCCTTTCACTAATTCATCTAACACTTGCTTCATTTATTATTTCAAATTTTCAATAAATACTCAATAATTCCAATAACAAAAAAAGGAAGAGAATTCTTAACTGAACACGCTTCCTTATTGAACTTATGATGTTGGAATTACCGCTTATAAGCTCCTTCATCTTATACTGCTGAACGTTTACTCACCATTAAATGTCTAGATTTCCGATATATTGTGACTTAGGTCTGTAAATTGTGTTATTTTCAGCCTGTTCTAAAACATGTGCAGTCCACCCAACAACGCGGCTTGCAGTAAAAGTTGGGGTGAATAGCTCTGGTTGAAGGTTAATTGATTTCATAATAGCCGCTGCATAAAATTCAACATTTGTATATAGTGATCGACCTGGCTTTAATTCATTTAATAGTTCTATAGCTATGTTTTCCACATGTAAGGCAAGATCAAGTGAGTGATCTTTTCCTTTAGATTGCAATAGCTTCTCTCTTATCGCAACTGCTCGAGGGTCATGTGTTTTATATACTCGGTGACCAAAACCCATAATTCTTTCTCCATGTTCCAATTTCGTACGAACAACTTCCTCTGCATGATCAATCGTACCGATCTCATTCAGTAAGTCGATTACTCCTGAAGGTGCACCACCATGTAAAGGACCTTTCATCGTGCCAATTGCAGAAGTAATGGCTGATACTAAATCAGATTGTGTAGAAGCAGTAACTCTAGCAGAAAAAGCAGATGCGTTCATTCCATGTTCAAGAGTCAAGATCATGTACGTTTCTAATGCGTCCACTACAGCTTTTGATGGCTTGTTTCCCGTTAACATATATAAATAATTCTCAATATGGTCTAGTTCATTGTTAGGTACAGTATACGAAGTATTGTTAACTTTACTATTCCGATATGCAATGATCGTAGGAACTATCGCAGTTAACTTGATCGCTTGACTAATCGAAGGCTTCCATCCATATTTATTTGTTCCTTCAGCTGAAATGGCTGTTCTTAATACACTCATCATATCCATTTCTACAGGCAATGTGTCGATAACCATTTTGAGTGTAGGAGTCAAATGACGATGCTTTACTAATTCATGTTTTAAATGTTTGAGTTCTTCTTCAGATGGCAAATGACCATACCAAAGCAAGTAAGCAACTTCCTCAAATGAAAAACTCATAGTTAGTTCTCCAATTTTGTACCCACGGTAGATAAGAATACCTTCATGTCCATCAATATGGCTAATTTTTGTTCGTGCTGCTACAACACCTTTCAACCCTTCATGAAACATACTGATCATCTCCTTATCATTTATTACCAATATTGTATAATGTATTGATAATTAACAAAATTAAATATTATTAATTATATTGATTAATAATATTAATAAGAGAGGGATCTATATTGGAACTTAATTGGTTAAAAACATTTATAACGGCCTCAGAGCTTGGAAATTTTAGAAAAGCAGCTGAACAACTTTACATTTCACAGCCATCTGTAACAGTACATATTAAACAGCTAGAAAAGGAATTAGGCATACTATTGTTTGAAAGAGAGGGAAAAAAGATAAAGCTTACTGAGTCAGGAAGGTTTTTCTTAAAACATGCTCAAAAAGTAATCAAACTTTATGAAGAGGGAATATCAGAACTACAGTCATTAGATCAAGGTTATACATCAAAACTAACGATAGCAATTTCACCATTAATTGCTGACAATATACTTCCTTTTGTTTTAAAACAGTATTTGAAAAAACATCCACAAGTTGAAATATCCGTCCAAATCATTGAATCGGCCGATATTGAAAAAGCAGTACTAGAAGAAAAGGTTGATATCGGATTATCATGCCTTCCAACCTTCAATCCTCAACTTGTAAATACACTCTTATACACAGACAAAGTTATATTAGTCGCTCCTCATGATGGAAGAGATTTTGAATCAGCACCTCCGTTAGATGAGGAAGAACTATTGACCTCCAACTATTTGTTAACACATAATCACCCTGCTTATTGGGATGAATTATGTAATACGATAAAACGGTTCTATCCATCTACTCGAATGATGAAAGTTTCGCAAACTCACATTACGAAACGGTTTATTGTAGAAGGTTTAGGAGTGTCTTACCTACCTTCCTCCACAGTAAGAAGAGAGCTACTTGAAGGAAGACTATTAGATGTTGAAACAAAATCTTTTAAACTGCCAGAAGCAAAAACGTACGCAATTACTAAATATTCACATAAAGAACAGAAGGAATTCTTGAATTTCCTGTCTCAGTTTAGATTATAGAGAGGAATTTACGTTTGAAAACTTATTAGGTAACAAACTCGTCAACGACACGATAATATGTTTGTTACCTTTGAAAATAAATAAGCCATCCTTTACATTTCAAACTAGCATTTCAAATTTTTTCACCGTTCTTCTGCTTATTCAGTCTTTCTCTTTTCTCTGTACCTCCTAACTTTTGAGATCGTTCCACACGCCCTACCCGTTTCACTGTTTGCATTCATGCTACACCATTTTTTTGTGCCACTCTTTGATTCGTCATAGAAGGCCCACTTACAATCGGGACATATTTTGATTCGATGAAATACACCGTTTCGAATTACAACTAGCATGTAAATAATCATATTATTTACAAGACTGTCTTCATTTGAGCAAAACGATAAGTCATAATACGGTTTTGTATCTTTCGTCGTAACATGGAAATGAATCTCTCTTTTTTGTACCCATTTATTAAGACTATCCACATTTTTTGAATCAATCATCTCTCTTAACTCATCACGTAATTGAATAACATCCTTAAAATCATCTGTATTCCTTTTCATCCCAATAGTGTCATATGCATAATCGGTTACATCTTGATGAGTAAGTAGGTGATCCCTCGGAATTCGTTCTTTGTTAGGGATTTCCCACGTGTTTAAATAAGAAAGAATATGTGTGACTTCTGCTTGATTGTTCATTTTGTAACCACCTATCCATTTTAACGGTTGCTTTATTGAATATTATACCATATTATATCTTGTAACCATTAATATTTTAAGGAGGTTACCATATTGAGTGTTAAATCATTCAATCTAACAATCAAAACGATTTTAGTATCCGCTTTCTTTTTGAACCTTGCTGGCTTTGCGGTAATGTCTTTTTTAGCCGTCTATTTATCAAACATTCTCGCATTTACAGCTGTACAAACAGGAACCGTACTTTCATTTCTATTGATCTTTTCTAAAGGGCTACCATTAGTTACTGGAGCATTAGCTGATAAATATGGGTATAAACTTATGATGGAAATTGGCCTTATCATTAGAGGGGGAGGAATGGGAATTTTAGCATTTTCACAATCCTTTCCTGTTATTTCAATCGGAGCAATCTTAATTGGGATTGGAGCTGCTTTTTATGAACCTTCATCAAGAGGTTTTTTCTCTATTGCAACAATAGGTAATGAACGAAAGAAGGCCTTCACCTATTTGAACTTGTCCTTAAATGGAGGGGCTATCGTTGGTCCATTACTCGGAGGTTTACTGCTATTATTTAATCCTCAATATCCATTTCTTATTAGTGCAGTAATCTTTTTTATCATGTACTTCGTGCAACTCTTTATCATTCCACCGCAAAATCAAATGGCTATGAAACACATTTCGTCACTTGAAGTTTTTACAAGCATACTCAAGAATAAGAGATTCATCATTTATTGTAGTTCAATGGTATTCTTTTGGTTTATGTATGCACAGCTAACGGGCTCTTTACCGCTACACATGTATAACCTCTCTAACAGCGAGAGCCTCGTTACTACAGTCATTACAGTCAATGCATTAACTGGTCTACTATTCATGATTTTATTTCGAGATTTGTTCATAAGAGTAGAGACATTTAAACTACTTAAGAGTGGAATAATGATTATGAGCATTGCCTTATTTATGATTAGCTTCTTTCCATCAAGCTATTGGCTTTTGCTCTGTGTGGTCTTTTTTACCGTTGGAGAAACTCTTGTTCTTCCTTCATCCGATATAGCAATCTCTGAATTTACAAACGGAAAGTTCCAAGGAGCTTATTTCGGTTTTTTTGAGCTATCATTTGCAATAGGTGCCACTTTTGGTTCCTACGCTGGTACTGTTTTGTTAAGTCATTACCCAAACAGTCCACTACCATGGCTTATATACCTCGGTGCTGGAATGTTCGGCTATTTGTTATTAATAACGGTTATTCATTTGCCTCAGCAAAACTATTCACATTAAACTTTTTTGAATCTTAATTTCTCTGAATAATCCTACGATTAAACAAAAGTAATATTAGTAGATATTTTCCTACATCTTCACTGATGGTTAGTTGAATAGATCAATAATAGCCTACTTAAATTTATAAAAAAATGAAATTGGTGTTATTTTCTTTTAATGTAAAAAATATACTTAAAGTGGAAGAGGAGGTGAATACATATGAAAAAAATAAAGAAAATCCTTACCATTTCTGTATTGTCATTTGGGTTATTGGCAGGAACTATACCATTTGCACCAACTGAGGCTGAAGCGGGTACTTATAATCCTTGCCCACCACCTTGGATAGAACCACCTTGCCCAATCCCAGTAACGTAGTATTCTACATGTAAGGGTCTAATAACGCAGAAATATACAACTGTTATTGTATATTTCTGCGTTATTTTTTATCTTTTTTCCAATGTGTTAACTAGACTCGTCAGAATTGAGTTAGCTTAAAAAAATCAACAATTGAAATTGATTACTACAAGTTTCTGCTGTTTATTCATCAATAGGACCTGATGGTTCCATCATTGCTCTGTTATCTCTATCATGTCTGAATTTTGACAAATTACGATATATCTCTGATCTCGCTCGATTAATGCCACCTATAGGTCGGTGTTCTAATAACGTATGATCTGGAGAGAAAGATAATTGTTCAGATAACTCATCTCGTTCAGCTCTTCTAAATGTTTGTTTTGGAATTTTTAGTGTCGCAACTTTAATAAATGGTGCTTCTTCTGCTTTCCACTCTACACCAGCGTCTTCAATCGGTGTCGTATGATCATCTTTATACAGTTGAACCATAAAATCAAAGGTCGCTTCTTTTTCTTTCAAATGCTTCTCCATATTATCCGTTAAATAACTGTCTGTTAACTGAGTAGGTAACGTGCTTTTATAGTTAGAAGTTGGAACTAACGAGTATTTGACTGCTCGATCATTTCCAAATAAATATGGTGTTGTACTCCAATATCGAATATCTAGTGGAGATGTATGGTTCTTTCTCCCATTCTTCAATTGTTTTAGAATTTTACTGTTTCCAGTCACCATCATTTTAAGCAATAGGACGAGTGGTGAATATTTAATGCTATAGTATACTGCATCATGGAATAGCTTTACCGTACCTAGTGGCATAGTTGGATTGCTCATTAATACAAAATCTTGTGTTTCTTTATCTGTCTCTTGTGATTTTTCTCCTTGAACGCCTGTTAACTTAATTGCAAATCCTCTAAAATCTGGTTTCTCGTCTGACTGAACATTCCCACTTGCATTGGACACTCGTATGACAGCTGGATATGTATTTCCTTTTTTAAATACACCCACTTTAAGTTCAGGAGGTAGATTGGGCTCAACTGTGAACTCCGCGTTTAAGATCGCAAGATGTTTTGGATGTGCATCCCTTTTTGTATTACCTTTTACATATGTCTTTTCCATCTTCCCTTTCAATATAACTTCCATTTGTTCAATTAGTGACACTTCATCACTCGGTACAGCTTCAAACTTTGATAATACCCTTTCATATCCCATAACTTATTCCTCTTTTCAATTTCACAAAATTAAATTGTGCGCAATGTTTATTGTTGAGCTAAGTATACATCACTATTCTTTCTAATTCCACTATTTTTAATAAAACTTAAGCCATTTTGTTTCAACTATGATTCTGTCGTCATATATAAACAAAGAGCACTCTTCACCATTCATAGTGAAGAATGCTCTTATTTCTGTTGCTTAAACATATGATTTCTCACAAAGTAAATGAAAAGAATTATCTAAATATGGTCCGTAATAGAGTCGAAATGTATCGGAATGGTTTCTGAGGTTTGAAAGAACCGAAAAAGTCCCATTTGTTCATTACAAATGAAAATACGCTACCCTCAATTAACGGTTTTGTGAGATTAACGACATAATTTGAACTTAAAACAAACGAAATAACCACGGTAAAGAAAGGAATAATCAATAAATTCCACATACCTCCATCGAGATACCAATCCAATGTTGCTACGTATTTAATAAAAAAGAAATGCAAAATAAACACATAAGCTGTTCGTTGACCTAAATGAGTAAAGGACGTCTGTTTTTTTGGAACCCACGGTAAGAAAGCAAGGATTCCACATATCATAACCATATAAATTATTACTCTATAAAACATACCAAACACAGGAGTATAACCAATCGCATCAAATGAATACTTTCCTAACAAGAACTTTCTCATTACAACTGGATCTATCAGTATTAAGCTAACGATACAACCAATGATCAAACCAATAGAAACTATTTTCCCTGATCTTTGTTTTATCCAATTAAAATGATCTGCTTTCAAATAATAACCTATCAAAAAGAATGGAAAAAATACAAATGTTCTTGAAAGACTTAAATATGATCCGGCATCATCGAACAGACCAATTCCGATTCCCAATAAGAAACTCACCAAAATTGAATATTTAATTTTGGTGAAAACGAATAACATGACATTCCAACAAAACATGCTGAATAAAAACCACATTCCCATTGTAGGAGTAAAGAATGTGAACGTTAATGATTCATAATCATATAATACGAAATTGTAATATGAATAGACAATTTCAAAAATAAAATATGGTACTAATGTTTTCGCTATAATTTTATGAATGAATCCTTTCTTATAAAAGCTTTTAGAAAAATAACCTGACATAAGAATAAGTGCAGGCATTCTAAATATACTGATAAAATTGGAAACTATGTGAAGAATTTCACTTTCATTTCTAAAAGGACTCAATAAGTGACCAAATACAACTAGAAAAACTAATATAAATCTTGCATTATCAAAAAAAGGATCTCTGCTCTTCTTGTTCGTAGTTTCTTTGCTGATAACAAATACACCTCTTACTCTATCATTCTGCATAGTAAATGGCTTACGTTAAACTAGTTTATATCGTTATTATTTCTACATAATATCACCATTCGATCATCTTTATCCTTTTATGTCGATCTCTATTATTTTATAAAAACATTTACAACTTGCAACTTCTAAAAAATTTTAAAATGATCCTTTAGGTTATATTTTCACTATTAACTGTTATTGTATTGTTTCGTTTCATAACAAAGAAAAAACCTCCACAAGAGAGATTTGAACCCCACTCATGAAAGTTTTCTTTTATTCACTCGGAACTTTCTCTAACGTCAGTTCTATTATACGTTCAATCGGCTCCATCCCTGAATATTTAACCTGATATACAAACCTTCCCTTTCTAGCAACAAAACCAATATTCGATGGTCGTCTATTAATTACTAACTCGTCAAACTCACTATCTTCATCATATTCAAAAAAATAATTGTCAGTAATATATTCTTTCTTTACTGCGTTCATTAACATTTTAGCTACCCATACATTTCTAGCTTGATAGCCTTCGGAAAAAATGACAGGTGTATATGTGCCTCTATTATCAGACCAAGTTACATTTGGTACTTCTACTCGTTGAATTATTTGATCATAATGAGGGACTAATAAGCTCGACTTCTCCGTAAAAAAACCACCTCTACCTTCATTATTAATAATTTCAATGTACTTTGATTCATCAATAGTATCTTTTAGATAAACAATTGGCAGTTCTTGTTCAGGAATCGAAATTAACCATGCCTGTGGCATAGCAAAGATTGATTTGTCTAAAAAAAGAAGCAACCCTATTACAAGTGTTACGCTAATAATTAGAACCTCTACTATTTTCCATTTCTTTTTTCTTTTATAGTTAACCTTACGTTCGAATATATATCCTGATTTTACTTTCTTTAATAACTTTGATACATGAATTAAGCCAAGAGTCATATTAAAGAGGATAAGACTCATTATAAATAGTACCCCTACTACAGCTATCAAACTATCGTTTAAAAAAATATGTACAGGCCCAGTTAACATTACGAACATCATCACGACCACAACAATCGATTGAATTAGAATGAGTAACCATCTTAACATGATGTCCTTTTTTAATAAGGATACTGTTCTTACTAATTGTTCACCGTCTGAAAGAACTTCATGAGTTTCTACATTATCTTTTTCTCTAAATATTTGAACCGCACCACGAGAACCAACATGCTCCCAACCTGATTTTTCATAAGACTCTATCCATTTTATCTTCGATTGACTAGTTAACTGATAAATATCAAATCGATAAGTCATTTGCTTTGGTTCACAATGTTCAAACGTTGCGAAGAACATACCTATCTTTGTTAATTTCCATCCCTGTAACGCCATATGAGACAACCAAGCTGCTTGTTCCTCAATATACCAATTATCAATCCATATAAATTTCTTCATACTGTTATCTTTTAATAGGAAGATACCACATTTCTTCCCCTCCTAATATTTGGTCAGTTGCAAGAAATCCAAATTGTTTATATAGGTTCTTTGCCATATAATTATCTGGACAAACAGTCAACCTAATCTCTTCACATTTTGGAAAACGATTTACAATCCAATTTGCCATCTCAGATAACGCAACATTTCCGTAACCTCTCCCTTGAAACTGTTCATCAATGATAAACCCATTGATCCAATACATATTTGTCGTATCTTCTATGTAAGCACACATTATAAATCCTATCATTTGCTCATGACAAATGATCGCAAAAGGAATATATTCAACATTGTCACCATCAGGTTTCACATATACTTTAGCTAATGATACTGCTACTGTTGGAACGAAATTCTGTTGCTCTTGTTTAACTTTAAGAGCAAGTGCTTCCTCCCAATTTTCTCTCGTAATGATTTCTAATTGTACGTTCATTATTTCCCCTCTTTTTATCTTAGTTTAGCTCCATTTATCCTTTCTCTACAAACTACTAAATACCTTTTAATCATTAGTCCAGAAATAATGTTTAATATTTTTTCCAAGAATGGATAAGCTCGGTATTCACTTGAAAACAAAACTAAAGTTATTATATCAACATCAAAACAACTATCTTCTCCTTTTTAACGTATAAAAATACAAAACGATATATTTTTACTACAATATACCATGCAAACCATCACATCTTACGTGCCTAGCTGCTGGCACGATACTCTAGAGCAACCGTTTACAATATAGTTGTAAACATAATCAGTCATTTGGAAGGAGCGATCACAATGAAATATCCAGTACATATTACTTCAGAAATTGGAGAGCTAAAAACAGTTATTCTTCACCGACCTGGAAAAGAAGTTGAGAATTTGACACCAGAATATTTGAAGCGATTATTGTTTGATGATATTCCATTTCTACCTGCTATTCAAAAAGAGCATGATTACTTTGCTAATGCGCTTAGAAATCGTGGGGTTGAAGTATTGTACTTGACCACACTAATGGAAGAGGCATTAAATTCAAATGAAATTCGTGAAAAGTTTGTCGATCAAATCCTTACTGAAAGTAAATCAAATATTAATGGAGCTTGGAAAAATCTACGAGCGTACTTACTATCAGGTTCAACAAAGGAACTCGTTGAAAAAGTGATGTCTGGTGTCTTAAAAACAGACATTCCATCTGAGAAGAAAATTCACTTATACGAGCTAATGTCTGATCATTATCCATTTTACCTTGATCCGATGCCAAACTTATATTTTACTAGAGACCCTGCTGCTGCAATTGGAAATGGGGTTTCTATAAATAGAATGCAAGAAAGAGCTAGAAAAAGAGAATCAATTTTCATGGATTATATTATGAATTACCATCCACGATTCGCGAATCATCAAATACCAAAATGGTTCACACGTGATAATCGGTTTGCAATGGAAGGCGGCGATCAACTTGTATTAAGTAAAGATACATTAGCGATCGGAGTAAGTGCACGTACTTCCCCTCAAGCGATTGAACAACTCGCTATTCAATTATTTAAATATCAAGATCAGTTTACAAAGGTTTTAGTTGTGGAAATTCCTAAGTCACGTGCATTTATGCATCTAGATACTGTGTTTACTATGGTTGATCATAATAAATTCACGATTCATCCAGCTATTCAAGGTCCTGATGGTAATATGAGAATCTTCACATTAGAAAAAGGTGAACAAGAAAACCGCGTTAAAATAACAGAGGGAAATAACTTCTCTGAAGCATTAAAAGCTGTTTTAAACTTAGACGAAATAATCTTAATACCTTGTGGTGGTGGAGATCCTATCGCATCAGCAAGGGAACAATGGAATGATGGCTCAAATACTCTCGCTATTTCTCCTGGTGTTGTCATTACTTATGACCGTAACTACGTTTCAAACGAAGTGTTACGAAATCATGGGATTGAAGTAATTGAGGTGCAAAGCTCTGAGCTATCAAGAGGTCGAGGTGGTCCTCGCTGTATGAGTATGCCAATTTACCGAGAAGACATTTAATTATTTACAACTAAAAAATATGAATGGGAGTGGATGGTCATGGCATTATCAGTACACAGAGTGAATTTAAAAGGACGTAGCTTACTAACGTTAATAGATTTCAATGCTGAAGAAATTAACGATCTCATTGATTTGGCTGCTGATCTGAAACAAAAGAAACAAAGAGGAAGTCGTGAAAAACTAATGGAAGGCAAAAACATTGCCCTATTATTTGAAAAGCCTTCAACAAGAACACGTTGTGCATTCACTGTTGCTTGTACAGATTTAGGAGCTCATCCTGAATATTTAGGTAAAAATGATATTCAGCTCGGTAAAAAAGAGTCTGTAGCAGATACTGCAAAAGTTTTAGGGAGAATGTTTGATGGAATTGAATTTCGTGGCTATAGCCAAGAGACTGTACAACAACTAGCAGAACATTCAGGTGTACCTGTTTGGAATGGATTAACTGACATGTATCATCCAACCCAAGCGCTTGCCGACTATTTAACGATAAAAGAACAAAAAGGAGATTTGACAGGATTAACAGTCGTTTACGTTGGAGATGGACGAAACAATGTTGCGAACAGCTTACTAATTGTAGGAAGTAAACTAGGTGTGAATGTTCGAATTGCTGCACCTGAATCATTGTATCCAAATCAAGAAATTGCAACATTAGCGAAACAATACGCTAAAGAAAACAATTGTGAGATTATGATTACTGATAATGTAGACGAAGCTGTAAAAGGGGCTGATGTCCTGTATACAGATGTTTGGGTATCAATGGGAGAAGAAGACAAGTTTGCGGAAAGAATCGAATTATTAAAACCATATCAAGTTAACATGGAGATGATTAAAAAGACAGAAAATGAAGACGTCATCTTTTTACATTGCCTCCCTGCTTTTCATGATACAACTACAATTATCGGAAAAGATATCTATGAGAAATATGGATTAGAAGCAATGGAAGTTACAGATGAAGTATTCCAAAGCCGCCACTCTTTCGTATTTGATCAAGCAGAAAATCGCATGCATACGATTAAAGCAATTATGGCAGCCACTATTTCATAATGTGCGCAAACGAATACGTAAGGTGAAGTGAGACTCTGTTTATCAAGGAGAGCTCTCTCTTCTCCTTACACCATCTTAAAGAACGTGATGATGAAAGGAGCGTTTCGTCATGAAGAAATCAAAGTTTAAAATGCCTAGTGCATTTACGATTCTATTCTTAATCATATTAGTAGTTGCAGCATTAACTTGGATTGTTCCAGCTGGTCAATATGATTATGTTGATCCAGATGCTTCAAAGCTAGAACCGATACCAGGAACGTATAGTTCAGCTGAACAAACACCACAAGGAATATGGGAAGTCTTGTATGCACCTATAAAAGGTTTTTTTGATGCTCAGGACATCGCATTGTTCGTCATCGTCATCGGTGGTTTTTTAGGAGTTGTTATGAAAACTGGTGCAGTAGAAGCTGGAATTGGGAACATTGTTCGTAAGTTAAAAGGGCGAGAGAATATTATGATTCCAATCTTAATGACGTGTTTTGCATTAGGTGGGACAACTTACGGAATGGCTGAAGAGACGATCGCTTTCTATCCCTTGATCATTCCAATCATTCTTGCAGCTGGCTTTGATGCTTTAACCGCTGTATTAATCATTGCAGTTGGTGCTGGAATAGGTGTTCTAGGTTCTACCGTTAACCCATTTGCGACGGGAATCGCTTCTGGTTTTGCAGGAATATCTATCGGTGAAGGCATCCTACTTAGGGTTTTAATTCTCATAGTTGGATTACTAATTGGGATTCTATTCGTTATGAAATATGCGAAAAGAGTTAAAGAAGATCCTAGTACATCTTTAGTTGCTCATTTACATCAAACACATAAAGACAC is from Bacillus solimangrovi and encodes:
- a CDS encoding acyltransferase family protein yields the protein MQNDRVRGVFVISKETTNKKSRDPFFDNARFILVFLVVFGHLLSPFRNESEILHIVSNFISIFRMPALILMSGYFSKSFYKKGFIHKIIAKTLVPYFIFEIVYSYYNFVLYDYESLTFTFFTPTMGMWFLFSMFCWNVMLFVFTKIKYSILVSFLLGIGIGLFDDAGSYLSLSRTFVFFPFFLIGYYLKADHFNWIKQRSGKIVSIGLIIGCIVSLILIDPVVMRKFLLGKYSFDAIGYTPVFGMFYRVIIYMVMICGILAFLPWVPKKQTSFTHLGQRTAYVFILHFFFIKYVATLDWYLDGGMWNLLIIPFFTVVISFVLSSNYVVNLTKPLIEGSVFSFVMNKWDFFGSFKPQKPFRYISTLLRTIFR
- a CDS encoding DUF2812 domain-containing protein translates to MKKFIWIDNWYIEEQAAWLSHMALQGWKLTKIGMFFATFEHCEPKQMTYRFDIYQLTSQSKIKWIESYEKSGWEHVGSRGAVQIFREKDNVETHEVLSDGEQLVRTVSLLKKDIMLRWLLILIQSIVVVVMMFVMLTGPVHIFLNDSLIAVVGVLFIMSLILFNMTLGLIHVSKLLKKVKSGYIFERKVNYKRKKKWKIVEVLIISVTLVIGLLLFLDKSIFAMPQAWLISIPEQELPIVYLKDTIDESKYIEIINNEGRGGFFTEKSSLLVPHYDQIIQRVEVPNVTWSDNRGTYTPVIFSEGYQARNVWVAKMLMNAVKKEYITDNYFFEYDEDSEFDELVINRRPSNIGFVARKGRFVYQVKYSGMEPIERIIELTLEKVPSE
- a CDS encoding GNAT family N-acetyltransferase, coding for MNVQLEIITRENWEEALALKVKQEQQNFVPTVAVSLAKVYVKPDGDNVEYIPFAIICHEQMIGFIMCAYIEDTTNMYWINGFIIDEQFQGRGYGNVALSEMANWIVNRFPKCEEIRLTVCPDNYMAKNLYKQFGFLATDQILGGEEMWYLPIKR
- the arcA gene encoding arginine deiminase, which translates into the protein MKYPVHITSEIGELKTVILHRPGKEVENLTPEYLKRLLFDDIPFLPAIQKEHDYFANALRNRGVEVLYLTTLMEEALNSNEIREKFVDQILTESKSNINGAWKNLRAYLLSGSTKELVEKVMSGVLKTDIPSEKKIHLYELMSDHYPFYLDPMPNLYFTRDPAAAIGNGVSINRMQERARKRESIFMDYIMNYHPRFANHQIPKWFTRDNRFAMEGGDQLVLSKDTLAIGVSARTSPQAIEQLAIQLFKYQDQFTKVLVVEIPKSRAFMHLDTVFTMVDHNKFTIHPAIQGPDGNMRIFTLEKGEQENRVKITEGNNFSEALKAVLNLDEIILIPCGGGDPIASAREQWNDGSNTLAISPGVVITYDRNYVSNEVLRNHGIEVIEVQSSELSRGRGGPRCMSMPIYREDI
- the argF gene encoding ornithine carbamoyltransferase, giving the protein MALSVHRVNLKGRSLLTLIDFNAEEINDLIDLAADLKQKKQRGSREKLMEGKNIALLFEKPSTRTRCAFTVACTDLGAHPEYLGKNDIQLGKKESVADTAKVLGRMFDGIEFRGYSQETVQQLAEHSGVPVWNGLTDMYHPTQALADYLTIKEQKGDLTGLTVVYVGDGRNNVANSLLIVGSKLGVNVRIAAPESLYPNQEIATLAKQYAKENNCEIMITDNVDEAVKGADVLYTDVWVSMGEEDKFAERIELLKPYQVNMEMIKKTENEDVIFLHCLPAFHDTTTIIGKDIYEKYGLEAMEVTDEVFQSRHSFVFDQAENRMHTIKAIMAATIS